A genomic segment from Malaclemys terrapin pileata isolate rMalTer1 chromosome 1, rMalTer1.hap1, whole genome shotgun sequence encodes:
- the KLHL35 gene encoding kelch-like protein 35, with protein MHRLIKEESSYRTSSLENATREQSKEKLHMKLCSGSCHAEQILQTLNSYRQSGIFTDVVLLIDGQEFPCHRATLSANSTYFRAMFGGSLKEGHQDIINIQKISASTMSLLLDYMYGGNIVIQEDNVEDILELSNLLQISKLTDACVTFLEGQLHPCNCLGILKFADSFSIISLAEKSKRFMLEGFVEVSCHEEFLELSVKELVKYLSDEQLVVPKEEVVFEAVMRWVRHDVATRKGALKDLLEHVRLPLLDPMYFLEKVEMDELIQDSKECIPLLHEARKYYILGNEVSSLRSRPRRFMELAEVIVVIGGCDKKGLLKLPFTDLYHPKSRQWTALSSVPGYTKSEFAACTLKNDVYISGGHINSSDVWVLSSQLNVWIKVACLHKGRWRHKMATLQGKIYAVGGFDGFYRLASVECYDTFSNSWSAVAPLLEAVSSAAVVPCLNKLYVIGGAVDDSANTDKLQCYNPEENKWTFLSPTPFYQRCINAVSLDNMIYVVGGLLSKIFCYDPRKDTWREVATLPGPLESCGVTVCGGKIYILGGRDENGEGTDKAFTFDPATGNVAQQPPLQRCTSYHGCVTILQRMSR; from the exons ATGCATCGGCTGATAAAAGAAGAATCTAGCTACAGAACAAGCAGCCTTGAAAATGCAACTCGAGAGCAGAGCAAAGAAAAGTTGCACATGAAACTCTGCAGTGGGTCCTGCCATGCTGAGCAAATCCTCCAGACTCTGAACTCCTACCGGCAGAGCGGCATCTTCACGGACGTGGTGCTCTTGATTGATGGGCAGGAGTTCCCCTGCCATCGGGCCACCTTGTCAGCCAACAGCACTTACTTCCGGGCCATGTTCGGTGGTAGCCTCAAGGAAGGCCATCAAGACATCATCAACATCCAGAAGATCTCTGCCTCCACCATGAGCCTCCTCCTGGACTATATGTATGGGGGAAACATAGTCATTCAGGAAGACAATGTTGAAGACATCTTAGAGCTATCCAACTTGCTTCAGATCTCCAAGCTCACAGATGCGTGTGTCACCTTCCTTGAAGGCCAGCTTCACCCATGCAACTGCTTGGGCATCCTGAAGTTCGCTGACTCATTCTCCATCATCTCCCTGGCTGAGAAGAGCAAGAGGTTTATGCTAGAAGGCTTCGTGGAGGTGTCATGTCATGAGGAGTTCCTGGAGCTGAGTGTGAAGGAGCTGGTCAAGTACTTGTCAGATGAGCAGCTGGTAGTCCCCAAGGAGGAAGTGGTCTTCGAAGCGGTGATGCGGTGGGTACGGCATGATGTTGCCACCAGGAAAGGAGCTTTGAAAGATCTCCTTGAGCACGTGCGCCTCCCTCTGCTGGATCCCATGTACTTCCTGGAAAAGGTTGAAATGGACGAGCTCATCCAGGACTCCAAGGAGTGCATCCCTTTACTGCACGAAGCACGGAAGTACTATATCCTTGGGAATGAAGTCAGCTCTCTGCGGTCAAGGCCTAGGAG GTTCATGGAATTAGCAGAGGTCATAGTAGTTATAGGCGGCTGTGATAAGAAAGGCCTCTTGAAGCTCCCCTTCACTGATCTGTACCACCCGAAGAGCAGGCAGTGGACAGCTCTCTCTAGCGTGCCAGGGTACACCAAATCGGAGTTTGCAGCCTGCACCCTAAAGAATGACGTGTATATATCAG GAGGGCACATCAACAGCAGCGATGtttgggtgctgagctcccagctgAACGTCTGGATCAAAGTTGCCTGTCTGCACAAGGGCAGATGGAGACACAAAATGGCGACTCTTCAGGGCAAG ATCTACGCAGTGGGGGGGTTTGACGGCTTTTACCGCCTGGCCAGCGTGGAATGCTACGATACGTTCTCCAACAGCTGGTCGGCTGTCGCCCCTTTGCTGGAAGCGGTGAGCTCGGCAGCTGTGGTCCCCTGTCTGAACAAGCTCTACGTGATTGGGGGCGCTGTGGACGACAGCGCAAACACAGACAAG CTCCAGTGCTATAATCCAGAGGAGAACAAATGGACATTCCTGTCTCCCACCCCCTTCTATCAGAGGTGTATTAATGCTGTCTCCTTGGACAACATGATCTACGTTGTGGGTGGACTCCTGAGTAAAATCTTCTGCTACGATCCCAGAAAAGACACCTGGAGAGAAGTGGCCACTCTCCCAGGACCTCTG gagagctgtggggtgaCGGTGTGCGGTGGGAAGATCTACATCCTGGGCGGCCGGGATGAGAATGGGGAAGGCACGGACAAAGCGTTCACCTTTGACCCAGCGACGGGGAACGtggcacagcagcccccactgcagCGCTGCACCAGTTACCATGGCTGCGTTACCATTCTCCAGCGCATGAGCCGATGA